A genomic window from Arthrobacter sp. FW305-BF8 includes:
- a CDS encoding HAD family hydrolase has product MSESKESQNQLSPGKRREKGVLFDVDGTLIDSAYIHTLAWWQAFRQSGFDVPMARIHRCVGMGGARLVDSLLPDSRNKDVDETILSAHSGVFGTYWPSLRPLDGARDLLAKCNENGLAVALASSAREQDLEALRSALSADDYIDAATSSNDAENSKPEPDILVAALEAVGLDASGAVYVGDAVWDVMAASKLGIPTIALTCGGTSEAELREAGAVEVYDGPRQLLDNLGGSAIGRLLAG; this is encoded by the coding sequence GTGTCGGAAAGTAAAGAGTCGCAGAATCAGTTGTCACCGGGGAAGCGCAGAGAGAAGGGGGTCCTGTTCGATGTTGACGGGACCCTGATCGACTCCGCCTATATCCACACCCTTGCCTGGTGGCAGGCGTTCCGCCAGTCGGGCTTCGATGTGCCCATGGCCCGGATCCACCGCTGCGTGGGGATGGGCGGGGCGCGCCTGGTTGACAGTCTGCTGCCGGACTCCCGGAACAAGGACGTGGACGAGACTATTCTGTCCGCCCATTCCGGGGTTTTCGGCACCTACTGGCCATCACTCCGCCCCTTGGATGGGGCCCGCGACCTGCTGGCCAAGTGCAATGAAAATGGACTGGCGGTGGCTCTGGCCTCTTCTGCGAGGGAACAGGATCTCGAAGCGCTTCGCTCGGCCCTGTCGGCGGATGACTATATCGACGCAGCGACGAGCTCCAATGATGCGGAGAACAGCAAGCCCGAGCCGGACATCCTTGTGGCGGCGCTGGAGGCCGTGGGGCTTGACGCCTCCGGGGCCGTCTATGTGGGGGACGCGGTTTGGGATGTCATGGCGGCCAGCAAACTCGGCATCCCCACCATAGCCCTCACCTGCGGGGGCACCAGCGAAGCTGAGCTGCGGGAAGCGGGGGCCGTTGAGGTCTATGACGGTCCGCGGCAGCTCCTCGACAACCTGGGCGGCAGCGCGATCGGCAGGCTGCTGGCCGGATAG
- a CDS encoding YegP family protein — protein sequence MAGYFELVDAPDGGYRIRLLDGTGALMAVSVTFPTKRAAVAGVAQAREIAGTGLIRDRCKDAVKRPAPKRHGKPARQAMKSTVGIGYGSPRAASHRVPGSDRVPAPMLAEH from the coding sequence ATGGCTGGATATTTCGAGTTGGTGGACGCTCCCGACGGCGGTTACAGGATCCGGCTGCTGGATGGAACGGGGGCGCTGATGGCGGTATCCGTCACCTTCCCGACGAAACGAGCAGCAGTTGCCGGGGTTGCCCAGGCCAGGGAGATTGCCGGTACGGGGCTGATTCGTGACCGCTGCAAGGACGCAGTGAAGCGCCCGGCCCCTAAGCGTCATGGAAAGCCGGCAAGGCAGGCGATGAAGTCGACGGTGGGCATCGGTTATGGGTCGCCGAGGGCCGCGTCGCACCGGGTGCCCGGGTCTGACCGCGTCCCCGCGCCGATGCTGGCCGAGCACTGA
- a CDS encoding GAF and ANTAR domain-containing protein, whose amino-acid sequence MLLDTQDVQDFLDELARFSAESMSGPRGQVYCGITLLRHRSAATVASSSEHAQAVDEIQYQFGDGPCLRSCREGVLVHVPDFELDSEFPDYNDTVLKNGIRSVLAVPFELPGADARAGLNLYSEKPNAFDASAVERAVNYVRQASKGLRLAVLLAQRTDNAANLRKAMESRTMIDTAVGIIIAQNRCSQEDAINLIKSASSTRNLKLRDVAAAIVESAGGGPLATHFD is encoded by the coding sequence ATGTTGCTGGACACCCAGGATGTCCAGGATTTCCTCGACGAGCTGGCCCGGTTCTCTGCGGAGAGCATGTCGGGGCCGCGCGGCCAGGTCTATTGCGGCATCACCCTCCTGCGGCACCGTTCGGCGGCCACCGTGGCCAGCAGCAGCGAGCACGCCCAGGCGGTGGACGAGATCCAGTACCAGTTTGGCGACGGCCCCTGCCTGCGCTCCTGCCGGGAGGGCGTCCTGGTCCACGTACCGGACTTCGAGCTCGATTCAGAGTTTCCGGATTACAACGACACCGTGCTGAAGAACGGCATCCGTTCGGTTTTGGCGGTCCCCTTCGAGCTGCCCGGGGCCGATGCGCGCGCGGGCCTCAACCTGTACTCCGAGAAGCCGAACGCCTTTGACGCCTCCGCCGTGGAGAGGGCAGTCAACTACGTGCGGCAGGCCTCCAAGGGCCTCAGGCTCGCGGTCCTGCTCGCCCAGCGCACCGACAACGCGGCCAACCTGAGGAAGGCGATGGAATCGCGGACCATGATTGACACGGCCGTCGGCATCATCATTGCGCAGAACCGCTGCAGCCAGGAGGACGCCATCAACCTCATCAAGTCGGCGTCCAGCACGCGCAACCTGAAGCTGCGCGACGTCGCTGCTGCCATCGTGGAGTCCGCCGGCGGCGGCCCCCTAGCCACCCACTTCGACTGA
- a CDS encoding glycoside hydrolase family 1 protein, which produces MHPSAKELAAMVPADFTLGVATAAFQIEGALDEDGRGPAGWDVFAAKPGNIVDGHSPAVACDHYHRMPQDVALMKELGVDSYRFSLAWPRIQPDGRGAVNRAGLDFYDRLLDELLANGISPMVTLYHWDTPLALDEDGGWLNRDTAYRLGEFAAIAAAAYGDRVARWVTINEPATVTTNGYALGLHSPGKADFANGLPTVHHQLLGHGLALQALRAARVPGEIGMTNVYSPVVPNSGNPLDWMSAGAMDMAQNRLYADPVLTGKYPDLIRLGKFFSSFDHPDEDMAVISQPLDFYGMNYYMPTRVAAGGGDSPVPAAMAEAMGDDLKDATPGAPLHIEPWPDTETTAYGWPVKPEYMAVALKEMAERYPNLPPVIITEGGASFEDIRVLDKSTNRTFIPDERRVRYLSDHLGTALRATAAGGEAEAIDLRGYYVWSFMDNFEWSGGYKQPFGLVHVDFETQVRTPKASFYWFQELQEERKLAASADAAVAAAAAEPDGAMADGMLTDAGMSDGGTPDGGPVT; this is translated from the coding sequence ATGCATCCTTCCGCCAAAGAACTGGCAGCCATGGTTCCGGCCGATTTCACCCTGGGGGTGGCGACAGCCGCCTTCCAGATTGAAGGGGCGCTCGATGAGGACGGCCGCGGACCCGCGGGCTGGGACGTCTTTGCCGCCAAACCCGGGAACATCGTGGACGGGCACAGCCCCGCCGTGGCGTGCGACCACTACCACCGCATGCCGCAGGACGTGGCCCTGATGAAGGAGCTGGGCGTCGACTCCTACCGGTTCTCCCTGGCATGGCCGCGGATCCAGCCGGACGGGCGTGGAGCGGTGAACCGGGCCGGCCTGGACTTCTACGACCGGCTGCTGGACGAGCTGCTGGCCAACGGAATTTCGCCGATGGTCACGCTCTACCACTGGGACACTCCGCTGGCTCTCGATGAGGACGGCGGCTGGCTCAACCGGGACACCGCCTACCGGCTGGGGGAGTTTGCCGCCATCGCCGCGGCCGCCTACGGGGACCGGGTGGCGCGCTGGGTGACCATCAATGAACCCGCCACCGTGACCACCAACGGTTATGCCCTGGGCCTGCACTCCCCGGGAAAGGCCGACTTCGCCAACGGCCTGCCCACCGTGCACCATCAGCTGCTGGGCCACGGCCTGGCCCTGCAGGCCCTTCGGGCCGCCAGGGTGCCCGGAGAAATCGGCATGACCAACGTGTACTCACCCGTGGTGCCCAACTCCGGCAACCCCCTTGACTGGATGAGTGCCGGAGCGATGGACATGGCGCAGAACCGGCTCTATGCGGACCCCGTGCTTACCGGGAAGTATCCGGACCTCATCCGCCTCGGGAAGTTCTTCTCGTCCTTCGACCATCCGGACGAGGACATGGCCGTCATTTCCCAGCCGCTGGATTTCTACGGCATGAACTACTACATGCCCACCCGGGTGGCGGCGGGCGGGGGCGACAGCCCCGTTCCGGCGGCGATGGCGGAGGCGATGGGGGATGACCTCAAGGACGCCACGCCCGGTGCCCCGCTCCACATCGAACCGTGGCCGGACACCGAAACCACTGCCTACGGCTGGCCGGTGAAGCCCGAGTACATGGCCGTGGCGCTCAAGGAAATGGCTGAACGGTACCCAAACCTTCCGCCCGTCATCATCACGGAGGGCGGGGCAAGCTTTGAGGACATCAGAGTCCTCGACAAGTCCACCAACCGGACCTTCATCCCCGACGAGCGGCGGGTCCGTTACCTCTCCGACCACCTCGGCACCGCCCTCCGGGCCACGGCCGCCGGCGGCGAGGCCGAGGCGATCGACCTGCGCGGCTATTACGTCTGGTCCTTCATGGACAACTTCGAATGGTCGGGCGGCTACAAGCAGCCGTTCGGCCTGGTGCACGTGGATTTCGAGACGCAGGTGCGCACGCCGAAGGCCTCGTTCTACTGGTTCCAGGAGCTCCAGGAGGAACGGAAGCTGGCCGCGTCCGCGGATGCTGCCGTCGCGGCTGCGGCTGCAGAACCGGACGGAGCCATGGCTGATGGAATGCTGACCGATGCAGGGATGTCCGACGGCGGAACGCCCGACGGCGGGCCGGTCACCTAA
- a CDS encoding VOC family protein: protein MFAPKGSFSSFSVNDVARARDFYGQTLGLAVSDGAMGTLELSMPEGHRIFVYPKDNHEPATFTVLNLVVDDVEAAVDELNAAGVQTKIYDDPGLPTDEKGIARGMGPDIAWFKDPAGNVISVINPGSAAP from the coding sequence ATGTTTGCGCCCAAGGGTTCGTTTTCCAGCTTTAGCGTCAACGACGTGGCCCGCGCCCGGGACTTCTATGGGCAGACGCTGGGCCTGGCCGTGTCCGACGGCGCGATGGGGACGCTGGAGCTGTCCATGCCGGAAGGCCACAGGATTTTTGTCTACCCCAAGGACAACCATGAACCGGCCACCTTCACCGTCCTCAACCTGGTGGTGGACGACGTCGAAGCGGCGGTTGACGAGCTCAACGCGGCCGGCGTCCAGACCAAGATTTACGACGATCCCGGCCTCCCCACGGACGAAAAGGGAATAGCCCGGGGGATGGGCCCGGATATCGCATGGTTCAAGGACCCGGCCGGGAACGTGATTTCCGTGATCAATCCGGGCAGCGCGGCGCCCTGA
- a CDS encoding App1 family protein → MDMASQESPLAGTSLSGTRVFRLAHWLSDAINTARLKTARRWKFEPKTVAYQGYGSTEWVRVLGRVVLASKPVPGSRADHAARNGTENVRGWRAFTSVPIPGSDVEIEIGGTVTKVKADRGGLVDIDIPVSLAPGWHTAVLRSAGAEPAEASIFVIAPGTQFGIVSDIDDTVMVTALPRPFLALWNTFVLSERARMATPGMAVLLDRLTVEHPDAPVIYLSTGPWNAAPTLARFLTRNMYPAGPLLLTDWGLTQDRWFRSGQEHKRRNLERLAAEFPHMRWLLIGDNGQHDEQIYSQFTQHNADKVAAIAIRQLSVSEAVFAGGHSEDGDHSASTVPWIYSPDGAGIARQLRNLELL, encoded by the coding sequence ATGGACATGGCGTCACAGGAATCACCGTTGGCAGGGACGAGTTTGTCAGGAACGCGCGTCTTCCGCCTGGCCCATTGGCTCTCGGATGCGATCAATACGGCGCGCCTGAAGACCGCCCGGCGCTGGAAGTTCGAACCCAAGACCGTCGCGTATCAGGGCTATGGTTCCACCGAGTGGGTCCGGGTCCTGGGCAGGGTGGTGCTGGCCAGCAAGCCCGTGCCCGGCAGCCGCGCCGACCATGCCGCCCGGAACGGCACCGAGAATGTGCGCGGCTGGCGAGCGTTCACCAGCGTTCCCATTCCCGGCTCGGACGTGGAGATTGAGATCGGCGGAACAGTCACAAAGGTCAAGGCGGACCGCGGCGGCCTGGTGGACATCGATATTCCGGTGTCCCTGGCGCCCGGCTGGCACACCGCCGTACTGCGTTCCGCGGGTGCCGAGCCGGCGGAAGCAAGCATCTTTGTCATTGCCCCCGGTACCCAGTTCGGCATTGTGTCCGACATCGACGACACCGTCATGGTCACGGCACTCCCCCGGCCCTTCCTGGCGCTCTGGAACACCTTCGTCCTGAGCGAGCGGGCCAGGATGGCCACCCCCGGCATGGCCGTGCTGCTGGACCGGCTCACCGTTGAGCATCCGGACGCGCCGGTCATCTATCTCTCAACGGGGCCATGGAACGCGGCGCCCACGCTCGCACGGTTCCTGACCCGGAACATGTATCCCGCCGGCCCGCTGCTGCTGACAGACTGGGGACTGACCCAGGACCGCTGGTTCCGCAGCGGCCAGGAGCACAAGCGCCGCAACCTTGAGCGGCTGGCGGCGGAGTTCCCGCACATGCGCTGGCTGCTCATTGGCGACAACGGCCAGCATGACGAGCAGATCTACTCGCAGTTCACGCAACACAACGCGGACAAGGTGGCAGCCATCGCCATCCGGCAACTGTCCGTGAGCGAGGCCGTCTTCGCCGGCGGGCACTCTGAAGACGGGGACCACAGCGCCTCGACAGTGCCGTGGATCTACTCCCCGGACGGCGCGGGCATAGCCCGCCAGCTACGGAACCTCGAACTGCTCTAG
- a CDS encoding glycoside hydrolase family 15 protein, translating to MVRIEDYAVVGDLHTAALVSTEGSIDWLCLPRFDSPACFNALLDTSEAGRWLLAPAAGGGCTRRRYRRHTLILETEWETDDGAVRVIDFMPPRDEVADIVRIVVGLHGHVRMRSELALRFDYGHIMPWVRRDSHGLHAIAGPDSAYLVTTAPLRGERMHTVSDFTVKAGERVPFVLTWAPSHVRRPRSVDPEEVLDSTERFWQEWADKCKVAGPYKDAVQRSLITLKALTYAPTGGIVAAVTTSLPEQLGGPRNWDYRYCWLRDATLTLQALLAAGYTSEAAAWRDWLLRAVAGDPADLQIMYGIHGERRLPEMELPWLAGYENSAPVRVGNAAAGQLQLDVWGEVLDCLALTRNSLLKHTDEAWDVQVALMEYLEGAWDQPDNGLWEMRGPRRHFTHSKVMAWVAADRMVKGVRDSRLPGPADRWEALRDTIHAEVMANGFDPGRNTFTQSYGRPELDASLLLIPRVGFLPPDDPRVLGTIDAIQRELTEDGFVLRYRPEASDDGLPGAEGVFLACSFWLVEALLGAGRRREATELFERLLSLRNDVGLLSEEWGVQSGRHLGNTPQAFSHFALVTSALELNQRRPRRSDRPLPSKAGTG from the coding sequence ATGGTACGCATCGAGGATTATGCGGTGGTCGGGGACCTGCACACCGCGGCCCTGGTCAGCACTGAAGGTTCCATTGACTGGCTGTGCCTTCCTCGGTTCGATTCCCCCGCTTGCTTCAATGCGCTCCTGGACACCTCCGAAGCCGGCCGCTGGCTCCTCGCCCCGGCAGCCGGGGGCGGCTGCACGCGGCGCCGCTACCGCCGGCACACCCTCATCCTGGAAACCGAGTGGGAAACCGACGACGGCGCGGTCCGGGTTATTGACTTCATGCCGCCCCGTGACGAGGTCGCGGACATCGTGCGGATTGTGGTGGGGCTGCACGGTCATGTCCGGATGAGAAGCGAGCTGGCCCTGCGCTTCGACTACGGCCACATCATGCCCTGGGTGCGCCGGGACAGCCACGGTCTCCATGCCATCGCCGGTCCTGATTCTGCCTACCTGGTGACCACTGCCCCGCTGCGGGGCGAACGCATGCACACCGTCAGCGACTTCACCGTGAAGGCCGGCGAACGGGTGCCGTTCGTGCTGACGTGGGCGCCCAGCCATGTGCGCCGGCCCCGTTCCGTGGATCCGGAAGAAGTGTTGGACTCAACCGAGCGTTTCTGGCAGGAGTGGGCAGACAAATGCAAGGTGGCCGGGCCGTACAAAGATGCGGTCCAGCGCTCGCTGATTACCCTCAAGGCCCTAACCTACGCACCCACCGGAGGGATCGTTGCGGCCGTGACCACGTCGCTGCCGGAGCAGTTGGGCGGGCCGCGGAACTGGGACTACCGGTACTGCTGGCTCCGCGATGCCACTCTGACGCTGCAGGCGCTGCTGGCCGCAGGCTACACCTCCGAGGCCGCGGCCTGGCGCGACTGGCTGCTGCGGGCCGTGGCAGGCGACCCGGCCGACCTGCAGATCATGTACGGGATCCACGGCGAACGCAGGCTGCCGGAAATGGAACTGCCTTGGCTGGCGGGCTATGAGAATTCGGCGCCGGTGAGGGTGGGCAACGCCGCGGCCGGCCAGTTGCAGCTGGATGTGTGGGGTGAAGTGCTGGACTGCCTTGCCCTGACCCGCAACTCGCTGTTGAAGCACACTGACGAAGCTTGGGACGTCCAGGTGGCGCTGATGGAATACCTCGAAGGCGCCTGGGACCAGCCGGACAACGGGCTGTGGGAGATGCGCGGTCCGCGGCGCCATTTCACCCACTCCAAGGTGATGGCATGGGTGGCGGCAGACCGGATGGTCAAGGGGGTCCGGGATTCCCGGCTTCCCGGTCCGGCGGACCGCTGGGAGGCACTCCGCGACACCATCCATGCCGAGGTCATGGCGAACGGTTTCGACCCCGGCCGGAACACCTTTACGCAGAGCTATGGCCGGCCCGAACTCGATGCCAGCCTGCTCCTGATTCCCCGCGTGGGTTTCCTTCCGCCCGACGATCCGCGGGTGCTCGGCACCATTGACGCGATCCAGCGTGAACTGACGGAGGACGGGTTCGTGCTCCGGTACCGGCCGGAAGCGAGCGACGACGGACTGCCGGGGGCCGAGGGGGTGTTCCTGGCCTGTTCCTTCTGGCTTGTGGAGGCGCTGCTTGGTGCAGGCCGGCGCAGGGAGGCCACGGAATTGTTCGAGCGGCTGCTGTCGCTGCGCAACGACGTCGGCCTGCTGAGCGAGGAATGGGGTGTCCAGAGCGGTCGGCACTTGGGGAACACCCCCCAGGCGTTCAGCCACTTCGCGCTGGTGACCAGTGCGCTGGAACTGAACCAGCGCCGGCCCCGCCGCAGCGACAGGCCGCTCCCGTCCAAGGCCGGTACCGGATGA
- a CDS encoding AAA family ATPase, with the protein MDEKLGKFIDDFAQLVQIAQSGQHRVKAGTQLLTTITEHLAVPAESLAVVVEEVPAHRFVDADILMAELAAEDAEFRLVGIGGGDQRHHQSLSDMLQQSQFFPQFPLSQPDYINLAVGPDEQRQAVALGLWLFRHAGSPVAVLQRDAAPRYGRQTACLEVLAADAKNAADFLAEFRRRMQRGSVLKGQVISLVMGEYGPSTGGVTFHARPELTASDVILPQGLLQKVADHALGIAAHRESLNEYGQHLKRGILLYGKPGTGKTHTVRYLLSQSAGITAILLSGGSLARISEAAAMARALQPSIVVLEDCDLIAEDRSFGHGPQPLLFEVLDAMDGLDHDADVAFVLTTNRVDMLERALAQRPGRVDLAVDIPLPAADERVGLVTLYARGIPFSPEAVRDAAARTEGTTASFARELVRRAVVRAALHAAPVSDNHLLGAVEELMADGETLTRSLLGSGPAGGGDGQGGFAVPGFPGPGIGGPGSPRPGFFPGPDFPGPDFGSVGFAGPG; encoded by the coding sequence ATGGATGAAAAATTGGGGAAGTTCATCGATGATTTCGCGCAGCTCGTGCAGATCGCCCAGTCCGGGCAGCACCGCGTGAAGGCCGGAACGCAGCTGCTGACAACAATCACCGAGCATCTGGCGGTGCCGGCCGAGTCACTTGCGGTGGTGGTGGAGGAGGTGCCGGCGCACCGGTTCGTGGACGCGGACATCCTGATGGCCGAGCTCGCCGCCGAGGACGCGGAGTTCCGGCTGGTGGGCATCGGCGGCGGTGACCAGCGCCACCACCAGTCCCTGAGCGACATGCTGCAGCAGTCGCAGTTCTTCCCGCAGTTTCCGTTGTCGCAGCCCGATTACATCAATCTGGCTGTGGGGCCTGATGAACAGCGGCAGGCCGTGGCGCTGGGCCTGTGGCTGTTCAGGCATGCCGGCAGCCCGGTTGCTGTCCTGCAGCGGGACGCGGCTCCGCGGTACGGGCGGCAGACTGCGTGCCTCGAGGTTCTGGCTGCCGACGCCAAGAACGCCGCGGACTTCCTGGCCGAGTTCCGCCGGCGCATGCAGCGCGGCAGCGTCCTGAAGGGCCAGGTCATTTCCCTGGTCATGGGAGAGTACGGGCCCAGCACCGGAGGCGTGACGTTCCACGCCCGGCCGGAACTCACCGCCTCCGACGTCATCCTGCCCCAGGGGCTGCTCCAGAAAGTGGCTGATCACGCCCTCGGCATCGCCGCGCACCGGGAGTCGCTGAACGAGTACGGCCAGCACCTCAAGCGGGGCATCCTGCTGTACGGGAAACCGGGGACCGGCAAGACCCACACGGTGCGGTACCTGCTGAGCCAGAGTGCCGGCATCACCGCGATCCTGCTGTCCGGAGGATCCCTGGCCAGGATCTCCGAGGCGGCCGCTATGGCCCGGGCCCTCCAGCCTTCAATCGTTGTGCTTGAGGACTGCGACCTGATCGCCGAGGACCGGAGCTTCGGGCACGGGCCGCAGCCGCTGCTGTTCGAGGTGCTGGACGCCATGGACGGCCTGGACCACGACGCCGACGTCGCATTCGTCCTCACCACCAACCGCGTGGACATGCTCGAACGCGCCCTTGCCCAGCGCCCCGGCCGCGTGGACCTCGCCGTGGATATTCCGCTGCCGGCAGCGGACGAGCGCGTCGGGCTGGTGACGCTGTACGCGCGCGGCATTCCGTTCAGTCCGGAGGCTGTCCGGGACGCTGCCGCCCGCACCGAAGGAACAACGGCCTCGTTCGCGCGCGAGCTGGTCCGCCGTGCCGTCGTGCGTGCCGCACTGCACGCCGCACCCGTGTCGGACAACCACCTGCTCGGGGCGGTGGAAGAACTGATGGCCGACGGCGAGACTCTCACCAGGAGCCTGCTGGGCAGCGGCCCCGCCGGCGGCGGGGACGGGCAGGGCGGCTTCGCTGTTCCCGGCTTCCCTGGCCCGGGAATTGGCGGGCCGGGTTCACCCCGGCCGGGCTTCTTCCCAGGGCCTGATTTTCCAGGGCCTGATTTTGGC
- a CDS encoding DUF72 domain-containing protein gives MNIHIGTSGWSYDHWENVLYPPGLPTRDRLQHYVARFSTVELNASFYRWPRDTTFAGWRTRLPDGFSLSVKAPRGLTHGKKLYGPEVWIERISRCWHELGDKRAVLLVQLPPGMARDDARLDYFLGAVPEWIRVAVEFRHPSWEQPEVYGLLERHGAAYTIMSGANLPCNLQATAPFVYVRLHGPDHQHLYGGSYSDEELGWWADRIREWRGSGRDVFAYFNNDGGGNAVRNAATLRGMLGDGWE, from the coding sequence ATGAACATCCACATCGGAACGTCCGGCTGGAGCTACGACCACTGGGAGAATGTGCTGTACCCGCCGGGGCTTCCCACCCGGGACCGGCTGCAGCATTATGTGGCACGGTTCAGCACAGTGGAGCTGAACGCCAGCTTCTACCGCTGGCCGCGGGACACCACGTTCGCCGGCTGGCGGACCAGGTTGCCGGACGGGTTTTCCCTGTCCGTCAAAGCCCCGCGCGGCCTCACCCACGGCAAGAAGCTGTACGGTCCCGAAGTCTGGATCGAACGGATCTCGCGGTGCTGGCACGAACTCGGCGACAAGCGCGCCGTGCTGCTGGTCCAACTGCCTCCGGGCATGGCGAGGGATGACGCCCGCCTGGACTATTTCCTCGGCGCGGTGCCCGAGTGGATCCGGGTGGCCGTGGAATTCCGCCATCCGAGCTGGGAGCAGCCGGAGGTGTACGGGCTGCTGGAACGCCACGGGGCGGCGTACACCATCATGAGCGGCGCCAACCTGCCCTGCAACCTGCAGGCGACCGCCCCGTTCGTCTACGTCAGGCTGCACGGGCCCGACCACCAGCACCTGTACGGCGGCTCCTACTCGGACGAGGAACTGGGCTGGTGGGCTGACAGGATCCGGGAGTGGCGCGGCTCCGGACGGGACGTCTTCGCGTATTTCAACAACGACGGCGGCGGCAACGCCGTGCGCAACGCCGCCACCCTGCGCGGCATGTTGGGAGACGGCTGGGAGTAA